From the Candidatus Thermoplasmatota archaeon genome, the window TGAAAAGATAATTATACCCGACCCTACAAGTAGAAGAAAGTTGGATATAGACCAATACTTCACGGATGGAAGGATATATTATTTCATTGAACAGAAAGTTCGAGACGATCACGATTCGACCAAAAAGAGGGGGCAAATCAGCAATTTTGAAACGAAATTAGAATTTTTGTACAACAAACATGAGACGAATTTAAAGGGAATAATGTATTTTATTGACCCCGATTTAATCAAAAATAAGAACTACTACTTGGAAGAGTTAGAAAAAATGGAGGATACATACGGGATAGAATTAAAACTTTTATATGGAAGGGAACTTTTTGACTATTTTGGGAAATCTGAGTTATGGGAAACAATATTACAATGGCTGAAATCATGGAAAGATAGTTTACCAGAGTTACCAGAAATAAACTTTGATGCTGAACCCGAAGAAAGTTATAATGAAATAAAAGAACTAGAAATCAGATATTGGAGGAAGATTTTAGAGAATGATAAACTATGGGAAGAAGGGATTGTAAGGGCAATATTTAGAGAAGGAACTACTTTGAAACTTATACAGAAATTTTTCAATGCACAACCTACAGTCCCTCATAGACGCTTGTCTGATTTGTTATCTCAAAAATTTGGAGAATACTATAATGAGTAGAATCAGTAATGCCTTGAAATTTTGGCGGGCGGAACGCTTCGTCGCTTCGCTCCTCGCCCTCACTTCGTTCGGGTCATATAACACGGGCTATACGGCTCGTTTCACTCGCTCAAATTTTGGCTTCGCCAAAACTTCGTATAGCCCGATTCCGTTATACGAAATTGTCCAAACTTTTATATTATTCATCACTGTGCCCTTTGTATTGGATTTGCGTGTTAAATATTCCGTTTTCAGGGGGCTTAATATCTATTTAATGAGGGAATAATTATGCCAAAAAAAGTCAGGGGTTGGTATTATAATCCACCAAAACAAAAAGTAGATAAATTTGCAAAAGAAGAAATTAAAAAGAAATGCGATAAAT encodes:
- a CDS encoding restriction endonuclease produces the protein MDYEKFCSIMNRHIFKGDKKELLRIIASQEPYFGGFSLLNSRIFLDGCLQHLLQSHEIRFGDAIEEILTAFLDYWGFTTLEKIIIPDPTSRRKLDIDQYFTDGRIYYFIEQKVRDDHDSTKKRGQISNFETKLEFLYNKHETNLKGIMYFIDPDLIKNKNYYLEELEKMEDTYGIELKLLYGRELFDYFGKSELWETILQWLKSWKDSLPELPEINFDAEPEESYNEIKELEIRYWRKILENDKLWEEGIVRAIFREGTTLKLIQKFFNAQPTVPHRRLSDLLSQKFGEYYNE